Part of the Chitinivibrionales bacterium genome, GCGGCGAGGTGGTGGACGAGTTCCTGGGTGCGCTGCCTGAGGAGCTTATCGTAAAGTGGCTCAAGGAAGTAATCCCGGGAAAGTACGACGCCCAGATGAAGGAATCGCTCGACCTGCTCAAAAGCGGCCAGGCGGAGCGGGCCGCCGTGCTGCTCGAACAGGTGTTGGAAGCTGAACCGGGAAATAGTGAAGCAAAAGTTCTGCTGGGACGGGCACTCATCTTCTCAGACCCCGACCGTGCGGAATCCCTGTGCCGGGAAGTCCAGCCTGGCGATGAGGTTTACGAAACCGCGGAAATGGTCCTTCAATGTTCTGCGCTCTTGAAAAAGAGAAATGATCCTGATGCGCTGGCTGACGCTCCTGTCAAGGCCTTGTACCTTGATGCCATCGATTCCCTTTCGCGCCAGGATTTCGATTCGGCGCTGGGTAAAATGATCCGGGTGATGGAAAAAGACCGGGCATTCGAAGGCGACGGGGCAAAAAAAGCCTGCATTGCCATTTTTCATTGCTTGGGTGAGGATCATGAGATTACCAAGAAACACCGGCATGCGTTTGGAAGGGTGTTGAATGTGTAAGATAGCAGTGCCCAGATTATATTTTAATAGTCGGTATCATGATTACGATCAACCAACAAAAGATCACTTTAACCACCTTCAAGGAGGCCAATATTAAAACGATCTTTATCATTGCGGGAGCCTGTGCCGCGATCCTGATGCAGGGATTTTCCGGGGGTAGTGCCTCGGGCGAGGCCGCGGCCTCATCAGGGGCCGACGACCTTATAAGCATGGCGAGGTCCGGGGTGGATGAGGAGGTGCTCCAGACATACATCGAATCGTCGCAAAAGACCTATGATTTGAGTGCCGACGACATTATCACGCTCAAGGATCTCGGCGTTTCGTCAAAGGTCATCAGGGCCGCCTTGGTTCACGGCCGCCAGGTCGACACTGCGGAGGCGCGCGAGGAAATAAAGGAGGCGGCCAACGATACCGCCGCTGCGCCGCCCGTTCTTTCAGCCTCAGCCGTTGTCCCGCCCTCCGACAGCCCGACCATGTCGTTTTTTTATGAATCGCTCGCACCGTACGGAAATTGGGTCAACATAGACGGTCAGTGGTGCTGGCAGCCCAATGCGGAGGTTGTCAATCCCGAATGGGCCCCTTATTTCAACCGCGGTCACTGGGTGTATTCCGATTGGGGCTGGTGCTGGG contains:
- a CDS encoding tetratricopeptide repeat protein, yielding MDYEITDFEQDVIEKSKEIPVLADFWAEWCAPCKVLGPILERLAEKNAGKWILVKVNTEAHQDVALRYKIGSIPDVKLFIGGEVVDEFLGALPEELIVKWLKEVIPGKYDAQMKESLDLLKSGQAERAAVLLEQVLEAEPGNSEAKVLLGRALIFSDPDRAESLCREVQPGDEVYETAEMVLQCSALLKKRNDPDALADAPVKALYLDAIDSLSRQDFDSALGKMIRVMEKDRAFEGDGAKKACIAIFHCLGEDHEITKKHRHAFGRVLNV